One region of Balaenoptera ricei isolate mBalRic1 chromosome 5, mBalRic1.hap2, whole genome shotgun sequence genomic DNA includes:
- the GYPA gene encoding glycophorin-A translates to MQGKMIFVLLLSGYIFTKAVATTTPGINVTTTPSASFSTNGSTSTAPSGPKTTPPSRPVPTTIKEEATRQRYPHNFSQPVITVIIFSVMAVIIGIILISAKLIGLLIKRNPTLGTSDPLTSVKIGETGWC, encoded by the exons ATGCAAGGGAAAATGATCTTTGTACTACTATTGTCAG GTTATATTTTTACTAAAGCTGTCGCCACAACTACTCCAGGAATAAATGTTACAACTACACCATCAG CTTCGTTTTCCACCAACGGCTCAACATCAACCGCTCCTAGTGGTCCAAAGACAACGCCTCCTAGTAGGCCTGTACCTACTACAATAAAGGAAgaag CCACAAGGCAAAGATATCCACACAATTTCTCACAGCCAG tAATAACAGTCATTATTTTTTCTGTGATGGCTGTTATCATTGGAATTATCCTAATAAGCGCTAAGCTTATTGGCCTGCTGATAAAG AGAAATCCAACTCTTGGAACAAGCGATCCTTTAACTTCTGTAAAAATAGGAGAAACAGGTTGGTGCTAA